A single region of the Pseudalkalibacillus berkeleyi genome encodes:
- a CDS encoding DUF2179 domain-containing protein: MLSALLIFILQIIFVPVLTLRTIFLVKGRTVSAASIGLLEAGIYIISLGIVFADLSNIYNIIAYIIGFSVGLLLGGALEKKLAIGYITYNVNLLDKCEELVTALRTAGFGVTVFEGEGIDTTRYRLDVVSKRSREEEVLEIINDIAPKAFLTSYEIRSFKGGYLTNSMKRRSKLFKKRMKQKSKAS, translated from the coding sequence ATGTTATCGGCGCTACTGATTTTTATCCTACAAATTATTTTTGTTCCTGTATTAACTCTTCGAACGATCTTCTTGGTTAAAGGTAGGACGGTATCCGCAGCTAGTATAGGGTTGTTAGAGGCGGGTATATACATTATTAGCTTAGGCATTGTATTTGCGGATTTGTCTAATATCTACAATATTATTGCTTACATTATAGGCTTTAGTGTAGGACTTTTACTAGGTGGAGCATTAGAAAAGAAACTTGCGATTGGCTATATCACATATAACGTAAACTTGCTTGATAAATGCGAGGAATTGGTTACTGCACTTAGAACTGCAGGCTTTGGTGTTACTGTATTTGAGGGGGAAGGAATTGATACAACTCGTTACAGATTAGATGTAGTTTCGAAGCGTTCTAGAGAAGAAGAGGTACTTGAAATTATTAACGATATTGCACCTAAAGCATTTCTAACGTCATATGAGATTCGTTCCTTTAAAGGTGGTTACTTGACAAATTCTATGAAAAGACGGTCTAAACTTTTCAAGAAAAGAATGAAACAAAAATCAAAAGCAAGTTAA
- a CDS encoding AbgT family transporter: MGVPQQKTDDNQFQTGKRRGMFNKFLDWIERNGNKLPDVLTLFAIFTAIILLASFVAGRLNWSAVNPATKETVNAVNLLDDKGIVKILTEMVNNFMAFPPLGLVLVVMLGVGLAESTGLVSAFMRKVVLASPKALILPIIVIIGMFGNAAADAALIVLPPIAAFVFVTMGRHPIAGLALGYASVAGGFSANLILSMLDVLLAGFTESSAQIVDKGYKANPAMNYYFLVASTFVLVPVAVFVCSKIVEPRLGAYTLNAKVETDSKLSQSERRGLVWAGVGVFFYLLLLCFLTIPEGALLRNAESNSLIEDSPFMNGIVPIMLFFFFIPALLYGIGAKVIKSDKDVADHLSKAMSGMGYYIVLAFIAAQMITYFNWSNLGTIIAIKGAGFLKESGMTGLPLLLAFILFCALVNLLIASSSAKWALLGPVFVPMFMFMDYSPAFTQMAYRIGDSITNAVTPMLAYFAILLTFAKKYDPKMGVGTLISVLLPYSIGFAIFWTILFAVWYWLGLPLGPGEYIHLKSS; encoded by the coding sequence ATGGGTGTTCCACAGCAAAAAACCGATGATAATCAGTTTCAAACTGGAAAACGAAGAGGCATGTTTAACAAGTTTCTCGATTGGATTGAAAGAAACGGAAACAAACTGCCTGATGTTCTCACGTTATTTGCTATTTTTACAGCGATCATACTACTGGCTTCATTTGTTGCAGGGAGGTTGAACTGGAGTGCGGTTAATCCAGCCACGAAAGAAACCGTTAATGCCGTCAATCTGCTAGACGACAAAGGAATCGTGAAAATTCTAACAGAAATGGTCAACAACTTCATGGCATTTCCACCACTTGGTCTCGTGCTCGTTGTTATGCTTGGTGTCGGTTTAGCTGAATCAACAGGACTTGTTTCAGCGTTTATGCGAAAGGTTGTTTTAGCATCACCGAAGGCATTGATCCTGCCGATCATTGTCATCATAGGTATGTTCGGAAACGCTGCAGCTGACGCAGCTTTAATTGTCCTGCCACCTATAGCTGCCTTCGTTTTTGTAACGATGGGCCGTCATCCAATCGCCGGGCTAGCACTTGGCTATGCTTCTGTCGCGGGTGGTTTCAGCGCAAATTTGATACTAAGTATGCTCGATGTGTTGCTAGCTGGTTTTACAGAATCTAGCGCTCAAATTGTCGACAAAGGGTACAAGGCGAATCCAGCGATGAATTACTATTTCCTCGTTGCTTCTACCTTCGTGTTAGTGCCTGTAGCTGTATTCGTCTGTTCAAAAATTGTCGAACCAAGACTCGGAGCCTATACGTTAAATGCAAAGGTCGAAACTGATTCTAAATTGAGTCAAAGTGAGCGGAGAGGATTAGTATGGGCTGGGGTTGGTGTCTTCTTTTACCTCTTACTCTTATGCTTTCTCACGATTCCAGAGGGTGCGTTACTGCGGAATGCAGAGTCCAATTCACTCATTGAAGATTCACCTTTCATGAATGGGATCGTACCGATTATGCTCTTCTTCTTTTTCATACCTGCGCTCCTTTATGGAATCGGAGCGAAGGTCATAAAGTCTGATAAAGATGTAGCTGACCACCTGTCCAAAGCAATGTCTGGTATGGGGTATTATATTGTTCTAGCGTTTATTGCTGCACAAATGATTACTTATTTCAACTGGAGCAACCTTGGCACAATCATTGCGATTAAAGGGGCAGGCTTCTTAAAAGAGTCTGGTATGACAGGGTTACCATTATTACTCGCATTTATATTGTTTTGTGCACTCGTTAATTTGTTGATTGCGAGTTCTTCAGCTAAATGGGCGTTATTAGGACCTGTATTTGTCCCGATGTTCATGTTTATGGACTATAGCCCCGCATTCACACAAATGGCTTATCGTATCGGGGATTCGATTACAAATGCAGTGACGCCAATGCTTGCTTATTTTGCAATTCTACTCACCTTTGCAAAGAAATATGATCCGAAAATGGGTGTTGGAACGTTGATTTCCGTTTTGTTGCCTTACTCGATTGGGTTTGCTATTTTTTGGACGATTTTATTTGCAGTTTGGTATTGGCTTGGATTGCCGCTTGGTCCAGGGGAATATATTCATCTGAAATCTTCTTAG
- a CDS encoding IucA/IucC family protein has product MTTILKDDPLKLADYGTEVLAHLQTDFPYLVDAYHANLKHAEKTILHQLIQAILREKIVDIEWENVDSSSQMSAAIKLNKEEQIIVPIKKLYTLKHIDIDGEILYSDRLGEKSTIINPDQLLTLLIVNGIAVTFDNIEQFCNEITNSTYNYALALTSAEHRQKFIKVDASNIEASNTIEYIQRKQQLHQNYSPLTFFEQWVIQGHTIHPCSRTRLGLSPNDVTGFAPEWEGQPSVVPVAVHKDHCRLTHHDTHSTTQIIFDEYPTVKRAFYETLENNQLEPSQFELIPVHPWQLEHTIRKFYKQELNSNVIIPIEDTSIETGALISFRSLAPLNSLTNHHIKTAINVQMTSAVRTVSAASTKNGPVISEVLRTIQNDDSFLSNALSFMRESAGIHYEPEDPESPEERHFLQKNLASILRENPEKTLEEGEIAIPAAALIAESPVTQQLILEELVRTYAGHNALKIEDAAVDYIEKYANVLLPGVLTLITKYGISMEVHLQNSVCVFRNGLPERMIVRDNGGIRIHEERLKAFMTFDDLDNSTNLITTEREPLIEIFFHAIIHNHLGEMIVALSRALEMSEERLWASVKNVIDHVYIALLRDASIPKENFEDQQLVFSEQSRLKALVKMRLTDKFTENAYVDVANPLFSKDEVFTK; this is encoded by the coding sequence TTGACAACCATACTTAAAGATGACCCACTTAAATTAGCAGATTACGGAACTGAAGTTCTCGCACATTTGCAAACTGATTTTCCTTATTTAGTAGATGCTTATCATGCAAATTTAAAACATGCAGAAAAGACCATTCTCCATCAGCTCATTCAAGCAATTTTACGAGAGAAAATTGTAGACATTGAATGGGAAAATGTAGATTCCTCCAGTCAAATGAGTGCCGCAATCAAGTTGAATAAGGAAGAGCAAATCATTGTTCCAATTAAAAAGCTATATACGTTGAAACATATTGATATTGATGGTGAAATCCTTTACTCAGACCGCCTAGGGGAGAAGAGTACAATTATCAATCCTGATCAACTCTTAACCTTACTCATTGTGAACGGGATCGCTGTAACATTTGATAATATTGAACAGTTTTGCAACGAAATTACGAATAGCACTTATAATTATGCGCTAGCATTGACAAGTGCGGAACATAGACAGAAGTTCATTAAAGTTGATGCTTCCAATATCGAAGCTTCCAACACGATTGAATATATTCAAAGAAAACAACAACTCCATCAGAACTATAGTCCACTTACGTTTTTTGAACAATGGGTTATCCAAGGGCACACAATCCATCCGTGTTCAAGAACGAGACTTGGTTTGTCACCAAATGATGTAACAGGTTTTGCCCCAGAATGGGAAGGACAACCGAGCGTTGTTCCTGTTGCGGTCCATAAAGATCACTGCAGACTGACGCATCATGACACACATTCAACAACTCAGATCATTTTTGATGAGTATCCGACGGTAAAGCGCGCATTCTATGAAACACTTGAAAACAACCAGCTTGAACCGTCTCAGTTTGAACTGATTCCTGTTCATCCGTGGCAGCTTGAACATACGATTCGAAAATTTTACAAGCAAGAGCTCAACTCAAATGTGATTATCCCAATTGAGGATACATCCATTGAGACGGGGGCTTTAATTTCATTCAGGTCATTGGCTCCACTTAACAGCCTAACGAATCATCACATTAAGACGGCTATAAATGTTCAAATGACGAGCGCTGTACGAACTGTATCTGCCGCTTCAACAAAAAACGGACCCGTAATCTCAGAGGTGTTGCGTACCATTCAAAATGACGATTCGTTCCTTTCGAATGCTTTAAGCTTCATGCGTGAAAGTGCAGGCATCCATTATGAACCGGAGGATCCGGAGAGTCCTGAAGAACGCCACTTTCTGCAAAAGAATTTGGCTTCCATTTTACGAGAAAATCCAGAAAAAACGCTCGAAGAAGGTGAGATTGCGATTCCGGCAGCAGCTTTAATTGCGGAGTCACCGGTTACACAGCAACTCATTCTTGAAGAATTAGTGCGAACGTACGCAGGTCACAACGCGTTAAAGATAGAGGATGCGGCAGTGGATTATATAGAAAAATACGCAAATGTTCTATTGCCAGGCGTGCTGACACTCATTACGAAGTATGGCATTAGCATGGAGGTTCATCTTCAGAACAGTGTATGTGTATTCCGGAATGGACTACCGGAGCGTATGATTGTGAGGGATAACGGTGGAATTAGGATTCATGAAGAGAGGTTAAAGGCGTTTATGACGTTTGATGATCTCGATAACAGTACGAACTTGATCACGACTGAACGTGAACCGTTAATTGAAATCTTCTTCCATGCGATTATTCATAACCACCTTGGTGAGATGATTGTTGCATTATCTCGCGCACTCGAAATGAGTGAAGAAAGACTGTGGGCATCTGTCAAAAACGTTATTGACCACGTTTATATCGCATTACTACGGGATGCCTCTATACCAAAAGAGAATTTCGAAGATCAACAGCTCGTCTTCTCTGAGCAATCTCGATTGAAAGCACTAGTGAAAATGAGACTCACAGACAAGTTTACGGAAAATGCCTATGTAGATGTAGCAAATCCTTTATTTTCTAAAGACGAGGTGTTCACAAAATGA
- a CDS encoding IucA/IucC family protein, whose product MTIQLINKPTVQQSNKAAMLDEEVNCIRYIMKQKPSYVVQYVGNLEKGRQGILHKLASSILREDILNLNSNAIDLKRIGSVFAVNMAHGQSLSDEFFYQIQGYPIREDITYKVVEVENGTIVFPIKDEFAFQRIETTDEIIHINEHGLTTISLASHLLKMLFTNTQQLNLDAFIQELDNGTANMTLAYMYMDVWKEDIQTEASQLSTTGTFDYLLAKKKSNRDFSPSLFFEQLVLEGHHLHPGAKTKIGLTQKDVFKFSPEFHQTFDVRFVAVKKEYVKSTTDNPLLTVGFEEELARCKEELEQRDYVTDDYEIFPVHEWQFEQALPSIYAKEIAADQVILIKNVTMEAEATSSFRTVYPKKQHAPALKLAVNSQMTSTVRSISTQTALNSTRFTDMITSIMDIESQLYDFIPLNEIAGAAFKSEEELKSRNLTMLMRENVEDKLVEGELAIAGPALYAESPLTGRTILDELVNQYAETNNLTRNRAAFPFFEDYITTVIPGYLTLMVKYGIALEGHLQNSIPVFKDGRLTRFFFRDWGGARIYKERLRQQGIDLKFTPGSVSVTEDCSEMHNKLYYTVFQNHLGEIIRQLVHYSGIKEEEFWKRVKNVCESTLQSLAEHGGLDEQIAEDRAFLFQQIVMHKSLTKMRLSDGKGYCYSEVQNPLYAAEELND is encoded by the coding sequence ATGACCATTCAATTAATCAATAAACCGACTGTGCAACAATCGAATAAGGCCGCAATGCTTGATGAAGAAGTGAACTGTATTCGTTACATAATGAAGCAGAAGCCTTCTTATGTCGTTCAATACGTTGGAAACCTGGAAAAAGGTCGACAAGGGATTCTCCATAAACTTGCATCTTCCATTTTGAGAGAAGATATTCTTAACCTAAATTCGAATGCAATCGATTTGAAAAGAATCGGATCTGTGTTTGCTGTAAATATGGCACATGGACAAAGCCTTTCAGATGAATTCTTTTATCAAATTCAAGGGTATCCGATACGTGAAGATATCACTTATAAAGTAGTGGAAGTGGAAAATGGCACGATTGTATTTCCGATAAAAGATGAATTTGCCTTTCAACGGATTGAGACGACGGATGAAATTATTCATATCAATGAGCATGGGCTCACAACAATTTCATTAGCCTCTCATTTGTTAAAAATGTTGTTCACAAACACACAACAGTTGAACTTAGATGCGTTTATCCAAGAGCTGGACAATGGCACAGCAAATATGACACTTGCTTATATGTACATGGATGTTTGGAAAGAAGACATCCAAACTGAGGCAAGCCAGTTGTCAACGACTGGAACGTTCGATTATTTGCTAGCCAAAAAGAAAAGTAATCGTGATTTCTCACCGAGCTTATTTTTTGAACAGCTCGTATTAGAAGGTCACCATTTGCATCCAGGTGCAAAAACGAAGATCGGTCTTACACAGAAAGATGTCTTTAAATTCTCTCCAGAATTTCATCAAACTTTTGATGTCCGATTTGTTGCTGTAAAAAAAGAATATGTAAAATCGACAACAGACAACCCATTGCTGACAGTAGGGTTTGAAGAAGAGTTAGCACGATGTAAAGAGGAGTTAGAACAACGCGATTACGTGACGGATGATTATGAAATCTTTCCAGTACATGAATGGCAATTCGAACAAGCGTTACCTTCAATATATGCAAAGGAAATTGCAGCGGATCAAGTCATTTTAATCAAGAACGTGACGATGGAGGCAGAAGCGACATCTTCATTTAGAACCGTTTATCCGAAGAAACAGCATGCGCCTGCACTCAAGCTTGCAGTAAATAGTCAAATGACATCTACGGTCCGGTCCATTTCAACGCAAACGGCTTTAAATTCAACAAGATTTACAGACATGATCACATCCATTATGGACATAGAATCACAGCTGTATGATTTTATTCCTTTGAACGAAATTGCTGGTGCAGCATTTAAGTCAGAAGAAGAATTGAAGAGTCGTAACCTGACGATGCTCATGCGAGAGAATGTAGAGGACAAGCTTGTTGAAGGTGAGCTCGCAATTGCAGGACCAGCTTTATATGCTGAGTCACCGTTGACTGGACGGACTATTTTAGATGAGCTCGTTAATCAATATGCTGAGACGAACAACTTAACAAGGAACCGAGCTGCGTTTCCGTTTTTTGAAGACTACATTACAACTGTCATTCCTGGTTATCTGACATTGATGGTTAAATACGGAATCGCACTTGAAGGTCACCTACAGAATAGCATCCCTGTTTTCAAAGACGGTAGGTTAACTCGATTCTTTTTCCGTGACTGGGGTGGAGCGCGGATTTACAAGGAAAGGCTCAGGCAACAAGGCATAGACCTTAAGTTTACGCCTGGATCAGTTTCGGTGACAGAAGATTGTTCAGAAATGCATAATAAACTTTATTACACGGTATTCCAAAATCATCTAGGGGAGATTATCAGACAGCTTGTCCATTACTCTGGAATTAAGGAAGAAGAGTTCTGGAAACGTGTGAAAAATGTATGTGAATCTACGTTGCAATCTTTGGCTGAGCATGGTGGGCTTGATGAACAGATCGCTGAAGATCGCGCATTTCTTTTCCAACAGATTGTGATGCATAAATCGTTGACCAAAATGAGATTGTCTGACGGAAAAGGGTATTGTTACAGCGAGGTTCAAAATCCGCTTTATGCAGCGGAAGAGCTAAATGATTAA
- a CDS encoding LVIVD repeat-containing protein, translating to MNRTLAIFASIMLTFSMVVPSVEAASVKLEGEASVPVLSSENVQLVNNIPHLSIISAAFSSKEPFMYANTLTGIAIYDISDPTNPQLKGELPEAHFENEDMTFGEREDGTKFVIIGYDPAGVTPTYDDKSISTGAEIAVVDVSDPANPYIASRVQTTTRTHTVTCANDECTYAYTSGSEDKDGNPAFSIINLEDPANPFEEKVFPSSVDTVGHDWDIDSSGIAWHTGLAGTVAYDISDPVNPRVLNSTDERGLNGTSWNNFIHHNTLRPNGDQFVSRAPEDMETDESTERSANQVRSGEVVMVTEEDYLHPGTCEDEGSFQTWHLQNLDEFSGEGNVAPGSGSVEPLDSWNSKILGTDENTKAGFICSAHYSSYHEDGFVSIGYYQQGVRILDVRNPTDIKQIGYWFTGIQEAWGAQWVPARNEKGQTTGEHTNYVYAYDPTRGLDILKVTFPNESPANTLNLEAQISLDMIQVPATDLSEALQDKMSHSHSH from the coding sequence ATGAACAGAACATTAGCCATCTTCGCATCAATCATGTTGACTTTCAGCATGGTAGTCCCATCAGTAGAAGCAGCGAGCGTCAAGTTGGAAGGAGAAGCGAGTGTGCCCGTTTTATCTAGTGAGAACGTACAACTAGTGAATAATATTCCACACCTGTCAATCATATCTGCAGCTTTTTCCAGTAAGGAACCTTTCATGTATGCAAACACACTAACTGGAATTGCAATTTATGATATTTCAGATCCAACAAATCCTCAGTTGAAAGGAGAACTACCAGAAGCTCATTTTGAAAATGAAGATATGACATTTGGAGAAAGGGAGGATGGTACTAAGTTCGTCATCATTGGATATGATCCTGCTGGTGTAACACCGACCTATGATGATAAGAGTATATCGACAGGTGCTGAAATTGCAGTTGTTGATGTATCCGATCCAGCCAATCCTTATATCGCATCTCGTGTACAAACGACTACTCGTACGCATACCGTTACGTGTGCCAATGATGAATGTACGTATGCATATACTTCGGGAAGCGAAGATAAGGATGGAAATCCAGCATTTTCAATTATTAACTTGGAAGACCCTGCGAACCCTTTTGAAGAGAAAGTGTTTCCGAGCTCAGTTGATACAGTTGGCCATGATTGGGATATAGACTCATCTGGTATCGCATGGCACACTGGACTTGCTGGTACGGTCGCCTACGATATTTCTGACCCAGTGAATCCAAGAGTTCTGAACTCAACCGACGAAAGGGGATTGAACGGAACTTCATGGAATAACTTTATTCATCACAACACGCTGAGACCAAACGGAGATCAATTTGTCAGTCGTGCACCAGAAGATATGGAGACAGATGAAAGTACTGAAAGAAGTGCGAATCAAGTTCGTTCAGGAGAAGTTGTTATGGTTACAGAAGAGGATTACTTACACCCAGGAACGTGTGAAGATGAAGGATCATTCCAAACTTGGCATTTGCAAAACTTAGACGAATTTTCTGGGGAAGGAAATGTTGCACCGGGTTCGGGATCAGTTGAGCCACTTGACTCTTGGAATTCAAAAATATTAGGAACAGATGAAAATACGAAAGCTGGATTTATATGCTCAGCACACTATTCTTCCTACCATGAGGATGGATTTGTGTCGATTGGGTATTATCAACAAGGTGTTCGTATTCTGGATGTAAGAAACCCAACGGATATCAAGCAAATTGGCTACTGGTTTACTGGCATCCAAGAAGCGTGGGGCGCACAATGGGTACCTGCTCGAAATGAGAAAGGTCAAACAACTGGAGAGCATACGAATTATGTTTATGCGTATGATCCGACAAGAGGATTGGATATTTTGAAAGTGACTTTCCCAAATGAGTCACCGGCGAATACTTTAAATCTAGAAGCACAAATCAGCCTAGACATGATTCAAGTACCTGCTACTGATTTGTCTGAAGCACTTCAAGACAAGATGTCACACAGTCATAGTCACTAA
- a CDS encoding MFS transporter, with translation MIKAAFNQAHALKSKSFRQFMLGSFFVRTTDWMDLTLLNWLVYQWTQSPVALGVLNACRLMPIFIFGLQAGVLADRYDRKKVLLISYAGIFISTLLLAYFVFADFSILWLYAVVFGRSLFMTIEVPVRNAFLADLVNGEQLPNAISIQTLIINVARMIGPALAGWLLLHMNAPDLFILIALGTIVVTLALNGMKVTEKKKCVIERSVTSQKTELKETFQYIKENHLIVSILLIAVAPMIFGFPYTTMLPLFVEELMDMGPDGFGLLLSVSSVGAIIATLVLSMKPPRHQGKILVFSALGFGLFLGFFIMFNGNYLLSILLMLSVGFTSQLYRTTSRITLQMQVADQLRGRVLSIALMDRAYIPLGALIIGFVAAEFGALAAGLFMGFGCFITTLLIVWKRPDLWHT, from the coding sequence ATGATTAAAGCGGCATTCAACCAGGCGCATGCACTCAAGTCGAAATCATTTCGTCAATTCATGCTCGGGAGTTTCTTTGTACGTACGACAGATTGGATGGACTTGACACTATTGAACTGGCTCGTCTATCAATGGACTCAATCCCCAGTAGCTCTGGGGGTTTTGAATGCTTGTCGTCTCATGCCAATTTTTATTTTTGGATTACAAGCAGGTGTTCTTGCCGATCGTTATGACCGCAAGAAGGTCCTTCTCATCAGTTATGCTGGTATTTTTATTAGTACATTACTTCTCGCATATTTCGTCTTTGCAGACTTTTCGATCCTTTGGTTATATGCGGTCGTATTCGGCAGATCATTATTTATGACTATAGAAGTCCCAGTTCGGAACGCCTTTTTAGCAGATCTCGTAAACGGCGAGCAACTACCGAATGCAATATCGATTCAGACGTTGATCATTAATGTTGCACGAATGATCGGACCTGCACTTGCTGGTTGGCTATTACTCCATATGAACGCACCCGATTTGTTTATTCTCATAGCGCTAGGAACGATTGTCGTTACACTTGCGTTAAACGGAATGAAGGTGACGGAAAAGAAGAAGTGTGTGATTGAACGCTCAGTCACATCGCAAAAAACGGAACTAAAAGAAACATTCCAATACATTAAAGAAAACCATCTCATCGTCTCCATTTTGTTGATTGCTGTTGCGCCAATGATTTTTGGATTCCCATATACGACGATGCTGCCATTGTTTGTAGAAGAGCTGATGGACATGGGGCCTGATGGATTTGGACTTTTACTTTCGGTTTCATCTGTAGGTGCCATTATTGCAACGCTTGTCCTGTCTATGAAACCACCACGTCATCAAGGGAAGATCCTTGTCTTTTCAGCATTAGGCTTTGGTCTGTTTCTCGGATTCTTTATTATGTTCAATGGGAATTATTTGTTGTCGATTCTCCTTATGTTGAGCGTTGGTTTTACGAGTCAATTGTATCGAACGACAAGTAGAATCACTCTACAAATGCAGGTTGCCGATCAATTAAGGGGAAGAGTATTAAGTATCGCGCTAATGGACCGGGCATATATTCCACTTGGGGCATTGATCATAGGTTTTGTTGCGGCTGAATTCGGTGCCTTGGCTGCAGGCTTATTTATGGGGTTCGGATGCTTTATTACGACCCTGCTCATCGTTTGGAAGAGACCGGATTTATGGCACACTTAA
- a CDS encoding DNA topology modulation protein, producing the protein MKKIAVIGCPGAGKSTLSKKLGESLEIEVFHLDRLYWKPGWVETPREDLRAIQEQIVKQDTWIIDGNFSGTLDIRLEAADTIVFLDVPRIKCCYRVLKRRFMYHGKTRPDIGEGCPERIPLEFLRYVWKFQNDQRPQLLERLSRLDHQKCMITLSSEKDIDLFLELANQERILREEISASKL; encoded by the coding sequence ATGAAAAAAATCGCTGTAATTGGTTGTCCTGGTGCAGGGAAGTCGACGCTCTCCAAAAAGCTAGGGGAGAGTCTAGAAATTGAAGTATTCCATTTGGATCGACTTTACTGGAAGCCTGGTTGGGTTGAGACTCCGAGAGAAGATCTACGCGCCATTCAAGAACAAATTGTGAAGCAAGATACCTGGATTATTGATGGTAACTTTAGTGGAACTTTAGACATACGGTTAGAGGCGGCGGATACGATCGTGTTTCTAGACGTGCCAAGAATAAAGTGCTGTTATAGAGTCCTCAAGCGGAGGTTCATGTATCATGGGAAAACTCGACCTGACATTGGTGAAGGGTGCCCAGAACGAATTCCATTAGAATTTCTACGCTACGTTTGGAAGTTCCAAAATGATCAGAGACCTCAATTACTAGAGAGGCTCTCACGTCTAGATCATCAGAAATGCATGATCACCTTATCTAGTGAAAAGGATATTGACTTGTTCTTAGAACTTGCGAATCAAGAAAGGATATTAAGAGAAGAAATCAGCGCATCAAAGTTATAG
- a CDS encoding type III PLP-dependent enzyme, translating into MLTLEKKNKVEAYIQEQLQHRESGDPICAYVYDLERLKTHAKGIKESLPASCRLYYAVKANPDRRLLEVLEPVIDGFEVASYGEISNVGEVSDKPMLFGGPGKKDREIRTALQTNVEYLNVESFHELNRMMHIAEQLSVTIPVLLRVNLSKNVSDSHIRMSGVPTQFGVDERDIPGLITHALQSDYIDIKGFHFHAMSNNLDAKSHVKFVGMCIEKSLSWKKQFALDASIVNVGGGIGINYWNPEEPFEWNILADGLADYHETYQEQDLTLFLEIGRYMVAGCGSYVSEVLDVKTNHDEHFAVIRGGSHHLRMPAAWKISHPFNVFSVEEWHYPFVRPEVIDAKLTIAGELCTPNDVLVRKEHVDRLRAGDIVIFQYAGAYGWTISHHDFLSHPHPEIVFI; encoded by the coding sequence ATGCTTACGTTAGAAAAGAAAAATAAAGTTGAAGCTTATATTCAGGAACAATTGCAGCATCGTGAAAGTGGAGACCCAATATGCGCTTACGTGTATGATCTTGAAAGGTTAAAGACCCATGCAAAAGGCATTAAAGAAAGTCTGCCGGCATCATGTAGGTTGTATTATGCTGTAAAAGCAAATCCAGACAGGCGATTGCTTGAGGTGTTGGAACCGGTGATCGATGGTTTTGAAGTCGCTTCTTACGGAGAAATCAGTAACGTTGGAGAGGTATCTGATAAGCCGATGCTGTTTGGTGGACCAGGAAAGAAAGATCGAGAAATTAGAACCGCTCTGCAAACGAATGTGGAATATTTGAACGTAGAGAGTTTCCATGAGTTGAACCGGATGATGCATATTGCAGAACAGCTAAGTGTCACCATCCCGGTCTTGCTGCGAGTCAATTTAAGTAAGAATGTATCCGATAGTCATATAAGAATGTCAGGGGTACCAACACAGTTCGGTGTTGATGAAAGGGACATTCCAGGGTTGATTACACATGCACTTCAATCCGATTACATTGATATAAAAGGTTTCCATTTTCACGCGATGTCGAACAACTTGGATGCAAAATCACATGTCAAATTCGTTGGGATGTGTATTGAAAAATCGCTATCTTGGAAAAAGCAGTTTGCGCTTGATGCTTCTATAGTTAACGTCGGAGGCGGCATTGGCATCAACTACTGGAATCCTGAAGAGCCCTTTGAATGGAATATACTTGCTGATGGATTAGCAGACTATCATGAAACGTATCAGGAACAAGATTTGACGCTCTTCCTCGAGATAGGGCGTTACATGGTTGCGGGTTGTGGCTCTTACGTATCCGAGGTGCTTGATGTAAAGACAAACCATGATGAACACTTTGCCGTTATTCGTGGCGGATCGCATCATTTACGAATGCCTGCAGCATGGAAAATTAGCCATCCGTTTAACGTATTTTCAGTTGAGGAGTGGCATTATCCATTTGTCCGCCCAGAGGTAATCGATGCAAAGCTAACAATTGCAGGCGAATTATGCACACCGAATGATGTGCTTGTTCGAAAAGAGCATGTTGATCGGCTTAGAGCGGGAGATATTGTGATCTTTCAGTATGCAGGCGCATATGGTTGGACGATCTCACACCACGATTTCCTCAGCCATCCCCATCCAGAGATTGTTTTTATATAG